One Thiocapsa sp. genomic window carries:
- a CDS encoding DUF4194 domain-containing protein: MDDDQGQAGHAPALAAGAELSALVIGLLKGVIYREGDERLWGTLLDLQARVRDYVSVLGLELVLDEAEGYAFLKSRAETAEDEAAPKLPRLVARRPLSFPVSLLLALLRKKLAELDAGGAETRLVLSRDEIVELVRVFLPQSSNEARLIDQIETHINKVVELGFLRRLKTAGGTARGPDSYEVRRILKAFVDAQWLADFDARLAVYRAQVGPDDGS, encoded by the coding sequence ATGGACGACGATCAGGGACAGGCGGGGCACGCCCCGGCGCTCGCGGCCGGGGCGGAGCTGTCCGCGCTGGTGATCGGCCTGCTCAAAGGGGTCATCTATCGCGAGGGCGACGAGCGACTCTGGGGCACGCTGCTCGACCTGCAGGCGCGGGTGCGGGACTATGTGTCGGTGCTCGGACTGGAGCTGGTGCTCGACGAGGCGGAAGGCTATGCCTTTCTCAAGAGCCGCGCCGAGACCGCCGAGGACGAGGCCGCGCCCAAGTTGCCGCGTCTGGTCGCGCGTCGGCCGCTGTCGTTCCCGGTCAGCCTCTTGCTGGCCTTGCTGCGCAAGAAGCTCGCCGAGCTCGATGCCGGCGGGGCCGAGACGCGCCTCGTGCTCTCGCGCGACGAGATCGTCGAGCTGGTGCGGGTCTTCCTGCCCCAGAGCAGCAACGAGGCGAGACTCATCGACCAGATCGAGACCCACATCAACAAGGTCGTCGAGCTGGGCTTTCTGCGCCGTCTGAAGACCGCAGGCGGCACCGCCCGCGGCCCGGACAGCTACGAGGTGCGGCGGATCCTGAAGGCGTTCGTCGATGCCCAATGGTTGGCGGACTTCGACGCACGGCTGGCGGTCTATCGGGCGCAGGTCGGCCCCGACGACGGCAGCTGA
- a CDS encoding DUF29 domain-containing protein: MTPLYEQDFSEWAERQASLLRQGRFDDLDVAHLIEELDSMVASERRELINRLAILLAHLLKWRYQPERRGNSWRLTIKIQRLDVAALLRDNPSLRARLDGFLHDAYPKATLQAAREIGVEETLFPAVCPFTVEQILDDHWPDAAV, from the coding sequence ATGACACCTCTATACGAGCAGGATTTTTCCGAATGGGCCGAGCGCCAGGCGAGCCTCCTGCGGCAAGGGCGGTTCGACGACTTGGATGTGGCGCATCTGATCGAGGAGTTGGACAGCATGGTGGCAAGCGAGCGGCGCGAATTGATCAACCGTCTGGCGATCCTGCTGGCGCACCTGCTGAAGTGGCGGTATCAGCCGGAGCGACGCGGCAACAGTTGGCGCTTGACCATCAAGATCCAACGACTCGATGTTGCTGCTTTGCTCCGCGACAACCCGAGCCTGCGCGCCCGCCTCGATGGGTTCCTCCACGACGCCTACCCCAAGGCCACACTGCAGGCCGCACGGGAGATCGGCGTCGAGGAGACGCTGTTTCCCGCCGTATGCCCTTTCACCGTCGAACAGATACTGGATGATCACTGGCCCGATGCAGCCGTTTGA